The nucleotide sequence CGGCGGTAGACCAGCTCCTGGCAGCGGGTCGCCATGACGCAGGCGGTTTCATTGATGGCGGCGAGGATCACCGCGCTGTCTGGCTGGGGCAACAGGTTTTCGAGGAGTTTCAGAAACTTACCCATCTCGGCGCGGTTCTTTTGGAGCTGCGGGTCGTTCGGCAGGACTTTGCCGCTGAATTCGGCCACCCGCTCCGTGATCAGACAATCCAGGTATTGGGTCATGGGTTGCAGTTCCGGGGGTTGGGGCATGGAACGGGTCTCCTCTAATTTCATAATCCTGTAAAACGAATTAACCCAAGAATATCATGCCAAGATATTCTTGTCAAGAAAAAGTAATCCCCCTATGTTAGAATACTTTACAAGGAGGATCAGAATGGAATTATTCGCTCAAAGGCTCAAGACGCTCCGCATTGAAAAACAAGTCACTCAAAGAGCGATTGCAAACTATTTGGATATCACGGATACTGCTTACGGATTTTATGAGCAGGGCAAAAATTATCCGAACATGGATATTTTAATTAAGCTCGCCGATTACTTTGAGGTCTCACTCGATTATTTAGTGGGCAGAAGCGAAGAAAGAAAGTAAAGATGGTTTGATTCTTATCGCCGGAACGCCTACTCCAAAACAAAAGTGACCCTTCTTTTGGGAATGTATCCAGATTAAGCTTTATGAAGCAATGTTTTGCAATTAAACTAAGGTGACCACTCCAATAAGTTGAAGTTCCTGTGAATTGATCGCATCGTACCGCACCTCAAATCCGCTTTGCTTCATGCTTCCTTTCTTCCGATTTGACCATTTCCCCGCCTAAACCCGCGCCAAACCGGCACCGCGAAACTCCCGGGGAAACCATGTTCGCTTCCGGTTCGCGGCCGCAGCGAGACGCTCCATCATTGAAGAATGATTCAGCTTTCACCCCGCTCGCGGCCGTTTCGAGCCAAAATTCCGGCCAGTTCGACGCCGTCTTCCAGACCCCGGCGATAGACCAGCTCCTGGCAGCGGTTCGCCATGACGCAGGCGGTTTCGTTGATGGCGGCGAGGATCGCCGCGTTGCCGGGCTGGGGCAACAGGTTTTCGAGGAGCTTCAGAAACCTAGCCATCTCGGCGCGGTTCTTTTGGAGCTGCGGATCGTTCGGCAGGACTTTGCCGCCGAATTCGGCCACCCGCTCCGTGACCAGGCAGTTCAGATATTGGATCATGGGTTGCAGTTCCGGGGGTCGGGGCATGGGAGGGATCTCCTTTCAGGAAAAGTTTGAAGGGTGAAGAGTTCAAAATGACAAATTGTTGCAGCCCTGTTCCTCTAGATTTTTTCAACCAAGAGGGAAACGTTAAGATTTGGAGAATAATTTAAGGAACGTCAAAAATTAGTCGCTTTCAGAACTAAAGCGGCTGGTTGTTTCATTCGTTTTATCCTGAAGATGGAAACTCGATTCCCAAAAAATTCACCTTATTTTCTTATATTTGATAGTGCCTTTTTTAAGGCATGAGCGTCTATAGAGTATTCAATTTCCAAAAGGTATCTATTTTGTCTATATATATTCTACATTTAATGTTACCTTGTTGTCAATGTTTATTTTCAATTATTTGTAGGATTTGGATATTCAACCATAAAAGAGGTAGCATTCTATGAGCTTCGGCGAGAAAATCAGGAATCTTCGAAAAGCCCAAAATATGTCTCAGCAAGAGCTGGCTAAAATACTAGACGTGCATCCCAAGCACATCAGTAGATATGAAAACAATGTATCGCAACCATCCTTGGAGGTGCTGCTAAAACTGCGGGATCTATTTCATGTGAGTCTGGACTATTTGGCCACTGACGAGGATTCGCATGATTTTCATTATAAGGACAAGGAACTGGAGAGCTATTTTGAAGCGGTTGATAGGTTAAACGAAGAAGATAAGCAAGTTATCAAAAAGATTATTGAAGCGATGCTTATAAAGAACAATCAAGTTTAGAAGCCAGCTTTTGAATCGGTTATTGCTTATCACGTTCTTTGAGATCTTCTGTATACTCATTCAAAATATCATCATAAAGAAAATCCAATCGTTTTTCGAGTTTTCCGCCCATTCAATAGTCGTGGGAACACTCAGCCTTATCTGTAAACCGATATACCACCCCATCACTCCGCAACCTTTACTCCACTAGCACCGTCGCAACCTTCATCGAACCCAAAATAAAATTTACCACGACAACAACTTCCCTCTAATATCACCTCTGTACAGAAAAAAACCAGGGCCAGTTGGACCCTGATATTAATTCATTAGTACAATTCTTTTTATTCGTTTTGATTAAAAATTTTCCACTCGGCATTTTCGCTCTCTCGAACCAGTTCCGTTCCAGGTGGTTCTTCGATTAAGCCTGATAAACTTGGTTCAACTTCTAAAACTTCGTCAATCCCCCAAACCTGAGCAGTATCTTCATCTTCAAATTCAACAGAATTGCAAAGAAATTGCCAGCCACTATCGGCGCCATCGAGCGGTACATCTTTTATAGCACGTAAAATGGCATATCCTTCCTTAGCTATATGTTCACACACTATAGCTGCTCTATTATCCTCGCGACGCTTATTCATTTTTTTCGTCCTCACTTTCATCTTTTGAACCCTTTGATAAATTTTCTTCTCGAGAAAGTACTTGACCATTAGAACTACTATTTGTTCCCCCATTGGCTTTTGACTTGATATGGTCTACTTGAGCTTCATCAGGATTGGCTTTTTGACCCTTTTTAGATTGGGTAGGAGGATTTAATTGTTTACCACTTTTATCTGATACTAGCTGACCACCATTTCGTTGCTTATTTTTCTCAAGTATTTCTTGTTTTTGCCGTCTCGTAAAATTGCCGCCTTCTCTTACACCAGTTCTTGGGTTAGCAACATCGCTATATTTACCTATTGTTGAACTATTTCTTATAGCTTCCTTTATTGTCTCAACAAGAGTAACGGTCGCCCCAATCCCCATGATAGCAGCTTCAATAATCTCCGGTGTAGCTGCTAATACAAAAGCAAAATGCCCATCCGGATCAACCCTGTTTATCGGGTTATTCTGACAATACGCGTACTGGTTGTACTCCGCTAAATCATCACTTCGCATCATGAAACTCTTGTCAGCCGTTATATAGAAATTTCGCTCGTCATTTGGCAGATTCGTATACGTATCCGCCGTTATAAACCTTCCCACTTCACTATCATAGAACCTCGCCCCGAAATACTTCAACCCCGATGCCGCATCCTCAGCCTTATCGGTAAACCCATACTCCGTTCCGTCCCCGGAAGCGACTTCCTTCTCCCCATACGGCGCGAACTTGTACTCCGCTATTTTAGCCCCAGCGGCATTAGTCACTACCCGGGTCGAACCCAAATGATCCTTATGGTAAAATTTTACTACGCCGCCCTTCTCTTCAGCAACCGCAGTCTTCCCAGCATAGATCCGATAGAGATAACTCCCGTCATTCGGGGAATACTCCATCAGCGGATTGGCCCCGCTATAGAGATAATAGACCGTCTTGCCGCCTTCGATCTTCTTGATCCTCATCCCGTTGCCGTCATAGACGGACTCTACTTGCGTTGCGGCGTTTTTCGTCACCTTGGTCAGCCGGGATTCGCCGTCATAGAGATATTGCCAGGTATCCCCGTTCGCCTTCCCGATTCTCGCGCCAAAGGCGTCATTGGTATACGAGGTGGTACCCATCGTCCATAACCGGTTTGCCAGATCATAGCTGAACGACGTTACTCCCTGACTGGCGCCATTCAAGAACTTCGTCTTGCTCGCCATGTTCCCCGCCCCGTCATAGTTCCAGCGGGTGCCGTTAGCGCTCGACAATTGCGATAGCGGCTTGTTCCCATACCAGGTCAACCGGTTCAATCCGTCGTAATTGTAATAATCGGTGTTAATCTGGGTAATGTTCCCCACTGGATCGTAAGTGTAGCTGAGATTCAATAAGTTTCCCTGTCCGGCCTTGATATTGGTCGGCCGGTCGTTCACATCATAGGTATAGTTATTGGCCACGCCGTTGGTATATACCATCTGCAGCAGCTTGTTATCCCCGTCATAACTGCAGGAGTTGACGAACCCAGGGATCTTCAGCAGCCGGTCCAACTCGTCATATTGATAGGTGACCGGAGCCGTCCGGTTGGGATAGGTAATGCTGGTCATCCGGCCAAAGGTGTCATACCCGTAACCGAATACGAAGTTCCGGCCATCCAGTACCGCCGTCAGGCCGGTCACCCGGTTCCGGGCGTCATACGTGTAGGTATAGCTTACGTTCGAAACCGTTTGGGTGAGAACATTGTCATTGTTGTCATAGGTATAGCTCACGGTCCGGTTGTCCGGCTCCGTCACGCTCTTCAGCCGGTATCCGGCGAAGAACTCATAATTCATCGTCTTGGTTCTGGAACCGACTGTCTTTGTCTTCAGATTCCCGACATTGTCATACGTATAGACCTCCGCCGCCAGCGGGTTGGTTCCGTCCTGCGGATAGTCCA is from Hydrogenispora ethanolica and encodes:
- a CDS encoding helix-turn-helix domain-containing protein — encoded protein: MELFAQRLKTLRIEKQVTQRAIANYLDITDTAYGFYEQGKNYPNMDILIKLADYFEVSLDYLVGRSEERK
- a CDS encoding helix-turn-helix domain-containing protein, translated to MSFGEKIRNLRKAQNMSQQELAKILDVHPKHISRYENNVSQPSLEVLLKLRDLFHVSLDYLATDEDSHDFHYKDKELESYFEAVDRLNEEDKQVIKKIIEAMLIKNNQV
- a CDS encoding immunity protein Imm33 domain-containing protein, which encodes MNKRREDNRAAIVCEHIAKEGYAILRAIKDVPLDGADSGWQFLCNSVEFEDEDTAQVWGIDEVLEVEPSLSGLIEEPPGTELVRESENAEWKIFNQNE